ATGTCCCGCAACACGCGCAGGGTCCCCAAGGACGCCTGGGTGCGACGATCGAACAAGGTCGGCACGATGTTGAAAGCCAGCGACTGCTTACGCGAGCGGTTGACCATCGCCAGTGTATTGACCATCCGCTCCAGGCCCTTGACGGCCAAGTGTTCGGTCTGCACCGGGATCACCAACTGCTGGCTGGCGGCCAAGGCATTGACCATCAGCAACCCCAACAATGGCGGGCTATCGATGATCGCGTAATCGAAATCCTGCCACAGCTGCGCCAGACTCTTGGCGATCACCAGGCCTAACCCGCTCTGCCCCGGCGACTGTCGCTCCAGGGTGGCAAGGGCGGTGCTCGATGGCAGCAGGGAAATCCGCTCGTCGCTGGTGGACAACAGCAACTGCCCCGGCAGGCCCTCGGGCACCACGCCCTTGTGCAGGAACAGGTCGTAGTTGCTGTGCTCCAGGCTGTCCGGATCGTAACCGAAATAGCTGGTCATCGAGCCATGGGGGTCCAGGTCGACGATGACCACGCGCTTGCCCGCCTCGGCCAGCAACCCGGCTAAAGCGATGGAAGATGTGGTCTTGCCCACACCACCTTTTTGATTGGCGACTGCCCAGACTCTCATTCGGATCGTTCCTCCCGGCCGAAACAGGCTCGACCGAGAAATAGCTCGGTTATAAAGCGGGTGACGGAGAATTGACGGCACTCTGTCTTCCCGGCGACTTGACCGGAGCCGGTGCAGTTTGTGTGCCAGCCCGCTTCAATGCCGCATCCGGCGTTGCATTGGCCGTACCGGTACCGGTCAGGCTGCGACGCACATCGAGGTTGCGCGACACCACCAGCACCACCCGGCGGTTGCGCGCACGCCCCTCGGCCGTGGCGTTGTTGGCGACAGGCTGGAACTCGCCGTAGCCCACCGAGGCCAGGCGACCGGGGTTCACACCCTGCATCGCCAGCATGCGCACGATGCTCGCCGAACGGGCCGAGGACAGTTCCCAGTTGGTCGGGTATTGCGCAGTGCGGATCGGCTGGTCGTCGGTGAAGCCTTCGACATGGATAGGATTGTCAAAGGGCCTCAGGATCGCCGCCACCTTGTCGATGATATTGAAGGCCATGTCGCTGGGCATCGCATCGCCGCTGCCGAACAGCAGGCTGGAATTGAGCTCGATCTCGACCCACAACTCGTTGCCGCGCACGGTCATCTGGTTGGAGCTGATCAAGTCACCGAACGCGGCGCTGATGTCGTTGGCGATGCTTTTCAACGGGTCGTTGCCGCCGGCGATACCGGCATCGACCTGTTCGCTGTCCTTGATCAAGGGTTTGGCTGGCGTAGTGGTCTTGGGCCGCTCATCACCGATAGGGATCGGCTTGAGGGCGCGGTCGGAATCGGTAAAGACACCGATCAAGGCCTCGGAAATGACTTTGTACTTGCCTTCGTTGACCGACGAAATCGAATACATGACCACGAAAAAAGCGAACAGCAGCGTGATGAAGTCGGCGTAGGAAACCAGCCAGCGTTCATGGTTGACGTGTTCTTCACGATGCCTGCGACGTGCCATCTTCCATATCTCCCATCAGTCCATGAAGCCCTGGAGCTTCAACTCAATGGAGCGCGGGTTTTCACCTTCGGCGATCGACAGGATCCCTTCCAGCAGCATTTCACGATAGCGCGACTGGCGCAACGCGATGGACTTGAGCTTGGCCGCGATCGGCAGCAGCACCAGGTTGGCACTCGCCACGCCGTAGATCGTGGCGACGAACGCCACGGCGATGCCGCTGCCCAGTTGCGATGGATCGGCCAGGTTGCCCATCACATGGATCAGGCCCATCACCGCACCGATGATGCCGATGGTCGGTGCATAGCCGCCCATGCTTTCGAATACCTTGGCCGCTTCGATGTCGCGGCTTTCCTGGGTGTAGAAATCCACTTCCAGGATGCTGCGGATGGCTTCCGGCTCGGCGCCGTCCACCAGCAATTGCAGGCCTTTGCGTGAGTAGCTGTCGGGCTCGGCATCGGCCACCCCTTCCAGCCCCAGCAGGCCTTCCTTGCGAGCGGTCAGGCTCCAGTTCACCACTCGATCGATACCACCGGCGAGGTCGACACGGGGCGGGAACAGAATCCAGATCAGCACTTGCATGGCGCGTTTGAACGCGCTCATGGGCGACTGCAACAGCGCCGCGCCAATGGTGCCACCGAGCACGATCAACGCCGCCGGGCCGTTGGCCAGCGCGCCCAGATGACCGCCTTCCAGATAGTTGCCGCCAATGATGGCGACGAACGCCATGACGATGCCGATCAGGCTGAGCACATCCATTACATGCAGGCCTCGACCAGGTGTCTACCAATGTCGTCCAATCCGTACACCGCGTCGGCAAGATCAGCCTTTACGATGGCCATTGGCATGCCATAGATCACACAGCTCGCTTCGTCCTGGGCCCAGATGGCGCTGCCGCCCTGCTTGAGCAGGCGCGCGCCCTCACGACCGTCGGCGCCCATGCCGGTGAGCACCACCGCCAGAACTTTGTCACCGTAGGACTTGGCCGCGGAACCGAAGGTAATGTCCACGCAAGGCTTGTAGTTCAGACGCTCGTCGCCCGGCAGGATTTTCACCGCGCCGCGGCCATCGATCATCATCTGCTTGCCACCTGGCGCCAACAACGCCAGGCCTGGACGCAGGATGTCGCCATCCTCGGCTTCCTTGACGCTGATGTTGCACAGCTTGTCCAAGCGCTCGGCAAACGCCTTGGTGAACGCTGCGGGCATGTGCTGGATCAGCACAATGGGGGCCGGGAAGTTGGCCGGCAACTGGGTCAGGACCCGTTGCAGCGCCACCGGGCCACCCGTGGACGTACCGATAGCGACCAGCTTGTAGGCTTTGCGCTTGGGCGCCGGCGACGATGCGTTGGCGGCGGGCGCCGGACGAGCAGGAGCCGGTGCCGGAGCACTGCGTACCGGTGCCGGATTGAAGCTGCTCGACGACGTCGGCGCCGGGCTTGGCGCCACGACTGGAGCGGGTGCAGGTGCGGGTGCGCTGTAGGCACCGACACGCCGGTTGCTGCGGGAAATACTGTGGACCTTTTCGCACAGCAACTGCCGGACCTTGTCCGGGTTGCGCGAAATGTCTTCGAAATTCTTCGGCAGGAAATCCACCGCCCCGGCGTCCAACGCATCGAGGGTCACCCGGGCGCCTTCATGGGTCAGGGACGAGAACATCAATACTGGCGTCGGGCAGCGCTGCATGATATGCCGCACCGCCGTGATGCCATCCATCATCGGCATCTCGTAGTCCATGGTGATCACGTCCGGCTTGAGTGCCAGGGCCTGATCGATCGCCTCTTTGCCATTGGTCGCTGTACCGACGACCTGAATACTCGTGTCCGCCGAAAGAATTTCCGAGACGCGGCGGCGGAAAAACCCCGAATCGTCCACCACCAGGACTTTAACTACCATAAACACTCCGTTAGACGAGGCGCGGCCCTTGGCCACGCCCCTCCAGAATCAAATACGCCGGGCGGCGTAACGCTTGAGCATGCTTGGCACATCGAGAATCAACGCGATGCGGCCGTCGCCGGTGATGGTGGCGCCGGACATGCCCGGGGTGCCCTGGAGCATCTTGCCCAACGGCTTGATGACCACTTCTTCCTGGCCCACCAACTGGTCGACGACGAAACCAATCCGCTGGGTGCCCACCGAAAGGATCACCACATGGCCCTCGCCCTGCTCTACGTGAGCGGCGGAGCTGACCAGCCAGCGCTTGAGGTAGAACAGTGGCAGTGCCTTGTCCCGTACGATCACCACTTCCTGGCCGTCCACCACGTTGGTGCGCGACAGGTCGAGGTGGAAGATCTCGTTGACGTTGACCAGCGGGAAGGCGAAGGCCTGGTTGCCCAGCATCACCATCAGGGTCGGCATGATCGCCAGGGTCAATGGGACCTTGATGACAATCTTCGAGCCCTGGCCCTTGGTCGAGTAGATATTGATCGAACCGTTGAGCTGGGAAATCTTGGTTTTCACCACGTCCATGCCCACGCCACGGCCCGACACGTCGGAAATCTCGGTCTTGGTCGAGAAACCCGGGGCGAAGATCAGGTTGTAGCACTCGGTGTCGCTCAGGCGGTCGGCGGCATCCTTGTCCATCACACCGCGCTTCACCGCGATGGAACGCAACACGTTCGGATCCATGCCTTTGCCGTCGTCGGAGATCGACAGCAAGATGTGGTCGCCCTCTTGCTCGGCGGCCAGGATCACCTTGCCGCCGCGGACCTTGCCTGAAGCTTCGCGCTCTTCCGGCGACTCGATGCCGTGGTCGACCGCGTTGCGCACCAAGTGGACCAGCGGGTCGGCCAGGGCCTCGACAAGGTTCTTGTCGAGGTCGGTCTCTTCACCCACCAGTTCCAGGTTGATTTCTTTCTTGAGCTGACGAGCCAGGTCGCGAACCAGA
The sequence above is drawn from the Pseudomonas sp. St316 genome and encodes:
- a CDS encoding ParA family protein, which codes for MRVWAVANQKGGVGKTTSSIALAGLLAEAGKRVVIVDLDPHGSMTSYFGYDPDSLEHSNYDLFLHKGVVPEGLPGQLLLSTSDERISLLPSSTALATLERQSPGQSGLGLVIAKSLAQLWQDFDYAIIDSPPLLGLLMVNALAASQQLVIPVQTEHLAVKGLERMVNTLAMVNRSRKQSLAFNIVPTLFDRRTQASLGTLRVLRDMYPDDIWQGYIPVDTRLRDASRAGVTPSQFDGKSRGVLAYRALLKHLLAQQLVPQQVA
- the motD gene encoding flagellar motor protein MotD, giving the protein MARRRHREEHVNHERWLVSYADFITLLFAFFVVMYSISSVNEGKYKVISEALIGVFTDSDRALKPIPIGDERPKTTTPAKPLIKDSEQVDAGIAGGNDPLKSIANDISAAFGDLISSNQMTVRGNELWVEIELNSSLLFGSGDAMPSDMAFNIIDKVAAILRPFDNPIHVEGFTDDQPIRTAQYPTNWELSSARSASIVRMLAMQGVNPGRLASVGYGEFQPVANNATAEGRARNRRVVLVVSRNLDVRRSLTGTGTANATPDAALKRAGTQTAPAPVKSPGRQSAVNSPSPAL
- a CDS encoding flagellar motor protein, which produces MDVLSLIGIVMAFVAIIGGNYLEGGHLGALANGPAALIVLGGTIGAALLQSPMSAFKRAMQVLIWILFPPRVDLAGGIDRVVNWSLTARKEGLLGLEGVADAEPDSYSRKGLQLLVDGAEPEAIRSILEVDFYTQESRDIEAAKVFESMGGYAPTIGIIGAVMGLIHVMGNLADPSQLGSGIAVAFVATIYGVASANLVLLPIAAKLKSIALRQSRYREMLLEGILSIAEGENPRSIELKLQGFMD
- a CDS encoding chemotaxis response regulator protein-glutamate methylesterase, with the protein product MVVKVLVVDDSGFFRRRVSEILSADTSIQVVGTATNGKEAIDQALALKPDVITMDYEMPMMDGITAVRHIMQRCPTPVLMFSSLTHEGARVTLDALDAGAVDFLPKNFEDISRNPDKVRQLLCEKVHSISRSNRRVGAYSAPAPAPAPVVAPSPAPTSSSSFNPAPVRSAPAPAPARPAPAANASSPAPKRKAYKLVAIGTSTGGPVALQRVLTQLPANFPAPIVLIQHMPAAFTKAFAERLDKLCNISVKEAEDGDILRPGLALLAPGGKQMMIDGRGAVKILPGDERLNYKPCVDITFGSAAKSYGDKVLAVVLTGMGADGREGARLLKQGGSAIWAQDEASCVIYGMPMAIVKADLADAVYGLDDIGRHLVEACM